One window from the genome of Andrena cerasifolii isolate SP2316 chromosome 3, iyAndCera1_principal, whole genome shotgun sequence encodes:
- the Cpr12 gene encoding cuticular protein 12, producing the protein MKLLVAFAVVVAVAYAAPQGVPQSVPQDVVLVKETPSDNIGVGGYNYGYELSNGQSHQETAEVVNQGTENEALAVRGSFAWVDPQTNVRYTVNYVADENGFHPQGEHIPA; encoded by the exons ATGAAACTG CTCGTTGCTTTCGCCGTCGTCGTTGCTGTGGCTTATGCCGCTCCTCAGGGCGTACCCCAAAGCGTTCCCCAGGATGTGGTGCTGGTCAAAGAGACACCTTCTGACAACATTGGCGTCGGCGGTTACAACTATGGATACGAACTCTCGAATGGTCAGTCTCATCAAGAAACGGCGGAGGTAGTCAACCAGGGAACTGAAAACGAGGCATTGGCCGTTCGCGGCAGCTTCGCCTGGGTCGACCCGCAAACCAACGTCAGGTACACCGTCAACTACGTCGCCGATGAGAATGGTTTCCACCCGCAGGGTGAACACATCCCCGCTTAA